In the Ipomoea triloba cultivar NCNSP0323 chromosome 6, ASM357664v1 genome, one interval contains:
- the LOC116022933 gene encoding 14-3-3-like protein B, which yields MAGAIGDDLTREQYFYMAKLAEQAERYEDMAKFMDKLVRSCTPASELTAEERNLLSVAYKNVIGSLRAAWRIISSIEQKEEFRRNDDHVSLAKDYRAKVETELSQVCATIIELLDSNLIPSTSSGESKAFYLKLKGDYHRYLAEFLVGDKRREAADDTMASYSDAEDIAVFDLPPTHPTRLGLALNFSVFHYEILNSCEKARAMAKKAFEDALAELDTVKEDSAMLMQLLQDNLALWSSNPQDQLDET from the exons ATGGCGGGCGCCATCGGCGATGATCTCACGCGAGAGCAGTACTTCTACATGGCGAAACTCGCCGAGCAAGCGGAGCGATACGAGGACATGGCCAAGTTCATGGACAAGCTGGTTCGCAGCTGCACTCCTGCAAGCGAGCTCACAGCGGAGGAGCGCAACCTTCTCTCCGTCGCGTACAAGAACGTCATCGGCTCTCTTAGGGCGGCGTGGCGCATCATATCCTCCATCGAGCAGAAGGAGGAGTTCCGGAGGAACGACGATCACGTCTCCCTCGCCAAGGATTACCGTGCGAAGGTGGAAACAGAGCTTTCGCAGGTCTGCGCCACCATCATCGAGCTGCTCGACTCCAACCTCATTCCCTCCACTTCCTCCGGCGAGTCGAAGGCGTTTTACCTCAAGTTGAAGGGTGATTACCACCGCTACCTCGCCGAATTCCTGGTTGGAGACAAGCGCCGGGAGGCTGCCGATGATACAATGGCCTCCTATTCGGATGCTGAG GACATTGCTGTATTCGATCTACCTCCAACGCATCCTACACGGTTGGGTCTTGCCCTCAATTTCTCAGTATTTCATTATGAGATCCTTAATTCATGCGAGAAGGCACGTGCTATGGCAAAAAAG GCATTTGAAGATGCCTTAGCTGAGCTGGACACTGTGAAGGAGGATTCCGCTATGCTAATGCAACTTCTACAAGACAATCTCGCTCTTTGGAGTTCAAATCCACAG GATCAATTAGACGAGACTTGA